The window ATTCATATGAATGGTAACAAATTGGGGAATTGGGTTTGCctcaaaagagaagaagagaaaacattcaaacaaggggttttgataattatttgggtttggaggaaaataaaattgttcttTGTTGCTTTTGGCAGTTGGGACTTTGCTTGGAGCCATGACCGGAGCATTGATTGGCCAAGAAACTGAAAGTGGGTTTGTTAGAGGAGCTGCTGTTGGGGCAATTTCTGGAGCTGTTTTCTCTATTGAAGTCTTTGAATCTTCTTTGGTTCTTTGGCAATCAGACGAATCAGGGATTGGGTGTCTTCTTTATCTGGTGAGCAAACTTTGTATGCAAATCTTTTGATGATTTGATCCCGCATATCAATCTAAACGCTTGCATCTTCAGTTTTGTTGATCGTTATTTTCCTTTTGGCTTCGTTTTCGATTTGGGAAACATCTAACATcctttttgtttgtaattCTATATAGATTGATGTCATTGCAAGCCTCCTCAGTGGTCGCCTAGTTCGGGAGCGCATCGGTCCGGCCATATTGAGTGCAGTTCAAAGTCAGGTAGCTTTGCAATGCCATTGATTTGTGGTTGGTGAATTGTATAGCTCTAGCTTCTGCTTCAtgtaaaatgaagaaactcatgttttggttttgatgtGAATCAGATGGGTGCTACAGAGACAAGCTTTGACGACATCCCAAACATCTTCGACACCAGTAGTGCAAAAGGATTGCCTGGGGATTCAGTCGAGAAAATCCCCAAGATCGTAGTATCTAAGAACAATAGTGTAGATGCTTATGGTGAAAGAGTCTGTTGTTCTGTTTGCCTTCAGGTTAGGCTCTAATTTCTTGATCTTTATACCAATCCTTGTATATACATCTTCAAAATCGAAATGGTTGCTTAATCGTAATATTGACTCTTATTTTTCCCAGGACTTTCAGCTTGGAGAGACTGTAAGAAGCTTACCATATTGCCATCACATGTTCCATTTGCCTTGCATTGATAAATGGCTTCTTACCCATGGCTCTTGCCCTTTATGCAGAAGGGATCTGTAATATTTTTCCACTCACTACTGTCTTAACTTGCCCttgtaaattaaaagaaaatttcctTATTTTTCGCTACAACTTGAGTTAGATCATTGCTTCAGTTGTGTTCGAACAGGGGCATTCGGAACATACTGTGACGATCGATCACCACCGATGtataaaaattttgagtaaTTACTATAGCTTTATATTGCTCTTGTGAATAAAACTATACTACTCTTTTTTCTTAGTCATTGATTGATGAATTATACTATAACAAACTGTTATAACATTATCATAAGTTTGGGATTGCTTCTGTTGTCATCTAAAGATATTTATGAAGGTTGCTTAGCTTAAAGACTTAAAtaattcttttcctttttgaacAACTTTTAAGATTCAGCCATTGATTTGTTTAAACTTGTAGTTTCAGATTACTCATTTCTCTGTCTTACAGGTGGCATTCTACGATAggttaatgattttgtttcttgtgaGACAACAGTTAAAgatcttttatttgaaaacaaaaaagatcaaaaaaaaaaaaaaaaaagaattaagattAGACAGGAGGAAGAGCCCAGATGGAGCAATGGTAGCCCTTCATTAGGACTTTTGTCCTAAACCTCAAAATCAAAAGGTGAAATTGTTGAAGGTTAGTTGagaactttttgaaaatattaaatgaaatggaagatatttttaaagtcTCATCCCCATGGCCATGCTGCTGCATTGATAGTATCTGAGACTGTAGGGGCAGAAGCCTTTAACAACACTGCCTTTTCATAAGCACTCTGTTGGATTGGgatatatttcaattaaatatgtttttctcAATCTCATAAGAAAAGGAGATAGCCAAATTTAGgactctctctctccctctctctccccccccccccccccccccccccccctcccTTTTTTCTATCATATTTAGATTCAGACCCTACATGGATGCCAAAAGTCATAGAACAAACACAGTTGTCTTTAATGGGGCCCTTTAGATTAGACCTTGAGAGtgactttatttatttatatttggtttttaagggttcttttttatttgtgggTTTTGTTTCATCTACCACAATAAATAGTGTGTTgaaaatctaccaaaaaggaaTTTGATACTATTTGGTGTTTCACTTCAAGAACATGCACCCATttattcttctctctttcttagGTGTGTTTATCTGTATATAATGCAAAAATTCATCTTTTGGTTCATAAATTTTAGGTTAGTTTTAATTTGGTCCGGTTTCAAAATCTTACCTAGGTTTTAAGATTTATGCTTTTTAAGTTtaacctcaaaatttcatcaaacCTTAGTTTCCTTAAagaattgtttatttttcatcaCGGTTAAAACCTATTACTTCACTTTAATGACAAATCAAGGTTTAAATGAGTAAATGTTGAAACTTGAGgactaaattgaaacaaaactcgTTAAATTGTGTATCCTAAATTGAAACCAAACCAACAACTTATGGGTGTTTAGTGCGCTGGTTTCTATCGCCCATGAGTTACAATGCTTATAACAGTGGAAAGACTAATAACTCACTCTACCAATCTACCAACTTCAAGTTGATACTCTAACACCATTAAGGaccaaatgtatattatttttaaaacatagagACCGAATGAATACCAACTTCAAGTCGATACTTTAACACCATTAAGGaccaaatgtatattatttttaaaacatagggactaaatgaaaactaaaacgaAAATCTAGGgactagaaagaaaaaattttcCCCACCATTTCTTTTAAGTAAGTGCAATAAATCATGGCATTGCAGTAAGGAGTGAGGATAGTTTGCATTTCATGCTACCACCTACTTGGTCTTTAATGGTCACCTACCcatgtttttatctttttattatggTTGCCCAAGTCCTTAACCCTACCCAGTccctacttcttcttcttcttctttcttttggtatAAAATATTCTTAGAATATGAAGGTGTTGGATGGATATTAGAAAAGGCAAATGTGCCCAAATCTAggaagtttttatttttaatttagagaaATGGGTATAATGGTCATTTGGTGGTTGCAAAAACcaatctttttcttcaaaacttttcattgctcatttattcttttgattgttttcttAATGCTTAAGGAAGCAGTTTCCCAATCACACCACCAATACCATTGCTTTTCACCCTCTACTTTACATACAATAATCTTTTGCCCTCTTTTATGGCTAAAACATACATTCTAGTGggctttttttaattcttcaatatctttttttaatgagacATAGTACATAGTGTATACAAAGTAAGTATAACAAGCAAACAACCCCTTTGGTTCATCTTCCTATATAACACAATTGTTATGCTAGCACAGTAGTTTCTGTATTCTCTCTTTAAAACTACAACCTGATTCTTTCATTGAATgctttaaaactatttttgaagtaggttgtttttgttgatgtTCTTATGAAATGTTAGGGATGGTGTTGCAACTATTCAAAGAATTGGAGGCTTTTCTTAACAAGTGACAAAG of the Cucumis sativus cultivar 9930 chromosome 3, Cucumber_9930_V3, whole genome shotgun sequence genome contains:
- the LOC101220376 gene encoding NEP1-interacting protein 2 — translated: MDFIANPFRFSSSSSPSFGNLFERVREICCYAVSAILGNILSAIFTFFFALVGTLLGAMTGALIGQETESGFVRGAAVGAISGAVFSIEVFESSLVLWQSDESGIGCLLYLIDVIASLLSGRLVRERIGPAILSAVQSQMGATETSFDDIPNIFDTSSAKGLPGDSVEKIPKIVVSKNNSVDAYGERVCCSVCLQDFQLGETVRSLPYCHHMFHLPCIDKWLLTHGSCPLCRRDL